The following are from one region of the Mycolicibacterium diernhoferi genome:
- the moaA gene encoding GTP 3',8-cyclase MoaA: MTLTNLGLPMPGRPPAPGMPADGPLLDSYGRIATDLRVSLTDRCNLRCTYCMPAEGLQWLPDSQLLSADELARLLRIAVTRLGITSVRFTGGEPLVSPHLAQTIAAAAALRPRPEIAVTTNGLGLARHAAKLKQAGLNRVNVSLDTVNAEHFAQITRRDRLDDVLAGLAAAAEAGLGPIKVNAVLDPRTGLDDVVPLLSFCLEHGYQLRIIEQMPLDAGHEWTRAKTIEADTVLSTLRRHFDLQPDPGPRGSAPAQLWRVDGGEATVGVIASVSESFCGACDRTRLTADGQIRSCLFSTTETDLRALLRGGADDDALEAAWRTAMWAKPAGHGINDPSFIQPARPMSAIGG, translated from the coding sequence ATGACCCTGACCAACCTCGGACTGCCGATGCCGGGCCGACCCCCCGCCCCGGGGATGCCCGCCGACGGCCCGCTGCTGGACAGCTATGGCCGGATCGCCACCGATCTGCGGGTGTCCCTGACCGACCGCTGCAATCTGCGCTGCACCTATTGCATGCCCGCCGAGGGCCTGCAGTGGCTGCCCGACAGCCAGCTGCTGAGCGCCGACGAGCTGGCCCGGCTGTTGCGCATCGCGGTCACCCGACTCGGTATCACCAGCGTGCGGTTCACCGGGGGTGAACCGCTGGTGTCCCCGCACCTGGCGCAGACCATCGCGGCCGCCGCCGCGCTGCGGCCACGTCCCGAGATCGCGGTGACCACCAACGGCCTCGGGCTGGCGCGACACGCCGCGAAGCTGAAGCAGGCCGGACTGAACCGGGTCAACGTCTCGCTGGACACCGTCAACGCCGAGCACTTCGCCCAGATCACCCGCCGCGACCGACTGGACGATGTGCTGGCCGGGCTGGCCGCCGCCGCCGAGGCCGGCCTGGGGCCGATCAAGGTCAACGCGGTGCTCGACCCGCGGACCGGGCTGGATGATGTGGTGCCGCTGCTGTCCTTCTGTCTCGAGCACGGCTATCAGCTGCGGATCATCGAACAGATGCCGCTGGACGCCGGGCACGAGTGGACCCGCGCGAAGACCATCGAGGCGGACACCGTGCTGAGCACCCTGCGCCGGCACTTCGACCTGCAACCCGACCCCGGCCCGCGCGGATCGGCACCGGCACAGTTGTGGCGGGTCGACGGCGGCGAGGCCACCGTCGGCGTCATCGCCTCGGTCTCCGAATCGTTCTGCGGTGCGTGCGACCGCACCCGGCTCACCGCCGACGGCCAGATCCGCAGCTGCCTGTTCTCCACGACCGAGACCGACCTGCGTGCCCTGCTGCGTGGCGGCGCGGACGACGACGCGCTGGAGGCGGCCTGGCGGACGGCGATGTGGGCCAAACCGGCCGGGCACGGCATCAACGATCCGAGCTTCATCCAGCCGGCCCGGCCGATGAGCGCCATCGGCGGTTGA
- a CDS encoding molybdenum cofactor biosynthesis protein MoaE, producing the protein MPGAEVLRVGLSGEPISLSEHEDLVAHASAGAVVGFSGVVRDHDGGRSVTRLQYEAHPSALQTLTAVVHEVAGECEGVRAIAVSHRIGDLRIGDAALVVAVAADHRRAAFQTCALLVDVVKERLPVWKHQHFADGSDEWVNSA; encoded by the coding sequence ATGCCAGGCGCTGAAGTACTGCGGGTCGGGCTCTCCGGGGAGCCGATCTCACTGTCCGAACACGAGGATCTGGTGGCCCACGCGTCCGCCGGCGCCGTGGTGGGGTTCTCCGGCGTCGTCCGCGACCACGACGGCGGGCGGTCGGTGACCCGACTGCAGTACGAGGCGCACCCGTCGGCGCTGCAGACCCTCACCGCCGTGGTGCACGAGGTGGCCGGGGAGTGCGAAGGCGTGCGGGCGATTGCGGTCAGCCACCGCATCGGCGATCTGCGCATCGGTGACGCGGCGCTCGTCGTGGCGGTGGCCGCCGATCATCGGCGGGCGGCGTTCCAGACCTGCGCGCTGCTCGTCGACGTCGTCAAGGAGCGGCTGCCGGTGTGGAAACACCAGCATTTCGCCGACGGATCCGATGAATGGGTCAACTCGGCCTAG
- a CDS encoding MFS transporter: MANYPSDGEMPRHGARRQQTPSANRWLPPLDDEAGQRRTEPPPRVGTAAGERITVTRAAAARSREMGSKMYGLVHRAATADGADKSGLTALTWPVVANFAVDAAMAVALADTLFFAAASGESKSKVALYLLITIAPFAVIAPLIGPALDRLQHGRRVALAASFALRTVLVVVLIANFNGADGSFPSWVLYPCALGMMVLSKSFSVLRSAVTPRVLPPSIDLVRVNSRLTTFGLLGGTVIGGGIAAGAQYLFKLAELPGALYVLVAATIGGAVLSMRIPKWVEVTAGEVPTTLSYHGGTDQLRRHPQREAARQPLGRNIITALWGNCTIKVMVGFLFLYPAFVAKSHGDGGWEQLRILGLIGAAAAVGNFAGNFTAARLKLGRPALLVVRAAIAVTLVALATALSGNLLVAAAATLVTSGASAIAKASLDASLQDDLPEESRASAFGRSESVLQLAWVIGGATGVLIYTELWAGFTTITAILILGLAQTLVSYNGASLIPGFGGNRPVLAETEGGHVNHPGSTAAGMR; encoded by the coding sequence ATGGCCAACTATCCGAGCGACGGGGAGATGCCCCGGCACGGAGCGCGCAGGCAGCAGACACCGAGCGCGAACCGCTGGCTGCCGCCGCTGGATGACGAGGCCGGCCAGCGCCGGACCGAACCCCCGCCCCGCGTCGGCACGGCCGCGGGTGAGCGCATCACCGTGACCCGCGCGGCCGCGGCGCGCAGCCGGGAGATGGGCTCGAAGATGTACGGCCTGGTGCACCGGGCGGCGACCGCGGACGGTGCGGACAAATCCGGGCTGACGGCGCTGACGTGGCCGGTGGTCGCCAACTTCGCCGTGGACGCCGCGATGGCGGTCGCCCTGGCCGACACGTTGTTCTTCGCGGCGGCCTCGGGCGAGAGCAAGAGCAAGGTCGCGTTGTATCTGCTCATCACCATCGCACCGTTCGCGGTGATCGCCCCGTTGATCGGGCCGGCGCTGGACCGTCTGCAGCATGGCCGGCGGGTCGCGCTGGCGGCGTCGTTCGCACTGCGCACGGTGCTGGTGGTGGTGCTGATCGCCAACTTCAACGGCGCAGATGGGAGCTTCCCGTCCTGGGTGCTCTATCCCTGTGCGCTGGGAATGATGGTGTTGTCCAAATCATTCAGCGTGTTACGCAGCGCCGTGACACCGCGGGTGCTGCCACCGAGCATCGACCTGGTCCGGGTGAATTCGCGGCTGACGACGTTCGGTCTGCTCGGCGGCACGGTGATCGGCGGCGGCATCGCGGCCGGCGCACAGTATCTGTTCAAGCTCGCCGAGCTGCCCGGTGCGCTGTATGTGCTGGTGGCCGCGACCATCGGTGGCGCCGTGCTGTCGATGCGTATCCCGAAGTGGGTGGAGGTCACCGCCGGTGAGGTGCCCACCACCCTGAGCTATCACGGCGGCACCGATCAGCTGCGCCGCCACCCGCAACGCGAGGCGGCCCGACAGCCGCTGGGCCGCAACATCATCACCGCCCTGTGGGGCAACTGCACCATCAAGGTGATGGTGGGATTCCTGTTCCTCTATCCGGCCTTCGTGGCCAAGTCACACGGGGACGGCGGCTGGGAGCAGTTGCGCATCCTCGGCCTGATCGGCGCCGCCGCCGCGGTCGGCAACTTCGCCGGCAACTTCACCGCGGCCCGGCTCAAGCTGGGCCGCCCGGCGCTGCTGGTGGTGCGCGCCGCCATCGCGGTGACGCTGGTGGCGCTGGCCACCGCGCTCAGCGGCAACCTGCTGGTGGCCGCCGCTGCCACCCTGGTCACCTCCGGCGCCAGCGCCATCGCCAAGGCCTCCCTGGACGCGTCACTGCAAGACGACCTGCCGGAGGAATCCCGGGCGTCGGCGTTCGGGCGGTCGGAGTCGGTGCTGCAGCTGGCCTGGGTGATCGGTGGCGCCACCGGCGTACTGATCTACACCGAACTGTGGGCCGGATTCACCACCATCACCGCGATCCTGATTCTCGGGCTGGCCCAGACGCTGGTCAGCTACAACGGCGCATCGCTCATCCCAGGGTTCGGCGGCAACCGCCCCGTCCTGGCCGAAACCGAAGGCGGACATGTGAATCATCCCGGCAGCACTGCGGCGGGCATGCGATGA
- a CDS encoding DUF2771 domain-containing protein has protein sequence MAILAALALLSSIGTGLLVWQLSRNSGPHYPEISAYSHGQTVRVGPFLYCPVLDLDDCDFPQNTADLALNSRHPVQLAVDPAIARGPWLLVRTYEDAAAPVVQGFLPNAARTVKIPSVDARFGKLTGIVVQLPTLVRDEDGNEFPVPHAEWSVRTSWDADEEYSESVTDFQPAR, from the coding sequence GTGGCGATTCTCGCGGCCCTGGCCCTGCTCTCATCGATCGGCACCGGCCTGCTGGTGTGGCAACTCAGCCGGAACAGCGGGCCGCACTACCCCGAGATCAGCGCCTACTCGCACGGGCAGACCGTCCGGGTGGGCCCGTTCCTGTACTGCCCGGTGCTCGACCTGGACGACTGCGACTTCCCGCAGAACACCGCCGATCTCGCACTGAACTCGCGGCACCCGGTGCAGCTGGCCGTCGACCCGGCGATCGCCCGGGGCCCCTGGTTGCTGGTGCGCACCTACGAGGACGCCGCCGCGCCGGTGGTGCAGGGCTTCCTCCCGAATGCCGCGCGGACGGTCAAGATTCCGAGCGTCGACGCCCGTTTCGGGAAGTTGACCGGGATCGTCGTGCAGCTGCCCACCCTGGTGCGCGACGAGGACGGCAACGAGTTCCCGGTGCCGCACGCCGAGTGGTCGGTGCGCACCAGCTGGGATGCGGACGAAGAGTATTCGGAGTCGGTGACGGACTTTCAGCCGGCCCGGTGA
- a CDS encoding transglycosylase family protein, translating to MSGRHRKPTSSSVSVAKIAFTGAVLGGGSLALAGQAGAATDGEWDTVASCESGGNWAINTGNGYHGGLQFSPSTWSGHGGGEFAPAAYLATKEEQIAVAERVLANQGKGAWPTCGRGLSGATPRNVVNEPAPQALDNPLINGELPPPPADAPPPPPAPFDAFAAPAPLPLDAPLPLDAPLPPAPAPEALPPAPEVLPPAPEAVAVPLDAPLPVEAPLPVEAPLPPAEPVDVALSAAPAPLPIDAPLPPAPAEPVAFDAPLTPEQLASLPIIQVADWDVAVDPAPADQPQLWALHDAPMPLEPVLPAPAPVPAPAPVPAPAPEAVAAPAPDPLAPLNGVELPQPAMDVANQAISGQLPLPADGVPHLISPENLAPGTTMDPNALPNESANVSYLRQIWDAVQSQQISGRDALLAVATQRSLTGTAPELPPGAVIAPPAPPAPGAPLPAP from the coding sequence ATGAGTGGACGGCACCGTAAGCCCACATCATCTTCTGTAAGCGTCGCGAAAATCGCCTTCACCGGTGCAGTTCTCGGTGGCGGCAGCCTCGCACTCGCCGGTCAGGCCGGCGCTGCAACCGATGGCGAATGGGACACCGTCGCCAGCTGCGAGTCCGGCGGTAACTGGGCCATCAACACCGGCAACGGCTACCACGGCGGCCTGCAGTTCTCCCCCAGCACCTGGTCGGGTCACGGCGGCGGCGAATTCGCCCCGGCCGCCTACCTGGCCACCAAGGAAGAGCAGATCGCCGTCGCCGAGCGCGTCCTGGCCAACCAGGGCAAGGGCGCGTGGCCCACGTGCGGACGCGGTCTGTCCGGTGCCACCCCGCGCAACGTGGTGAACGAGCCCGCCCCGCAGGCGCTCGACAACCCGCTGATCAACGGTGAGCTCCCGCCGCCGCCGGCGGACGCCCCGCCGCCGCCGCCCGCCCCGTTCGACGCCTTCGCCGCGCCGGCCCCGCTGCCGCTGGATGCCCCGCTGCCGCTGGATGCCCCGCTGCCCCCGGCACCGGCTCCCGAGGCGCTGCCGCCTGCCCCTGAGGTCCTTCCCCCGGCTCCCGAGGCGGTAGCCGTCCCGCTGGACGCCCCGCTGCCCGTCGAAGCGCCGCTGCCCGTCGAAGCGCCGCTGCCCCCGGCCGAGCCCGTCGACGTCGCGCTGTCGGCCGCTCCGGCCCCGCTGCCCATCGACGCACCGCTGCCGCCCGCCCCGGCCGAGCCCGTCGCCTTCGACGCACCGCTCACGCCCGAGCAGCTGGCCTCGCTGCCGATCATCCAGGTCGCCGACTGGGATGTCGCGGTCGATCCGGCCCCGGCCGATCAGCCCCAGCTGTGGGCCCTGCACGACGCACCGATGCCGCTGGAGCCGGTGCTGCCGGCACCCGCCCCGGTTCCGGCGCCCGCCCCGGTTCCGGCCCCGGCTCCGGAAGCGGTCGCCGCTCCGGCGCCCGATCCGCTGGCCCCGCTCAACGGCGTCGAGCTGCCGCAGCCGGCCATGGATGTCGCCAACCAGGCCATCTCCGGCCAGCTGCCGCTCCCGGCCGACGGTGTCCCGCACCTGATCAGCCCGGAGAACCTGGCACCCGGCACCACCATGGACCCGAACGCGCTGCCCAATGAGAGCGCCAACGTCAGCTACCTGCGCCAGATCTGGGACGCCGTGCAGTCCCAGCAGATCTCCGGCCGGGATGCCCTGCTCGCGGTGGCCACTCAGCGCTCGCTGACCGGAACCGCACCGGAACTGCCGCCGGGCGCGGTCATCGCCCCGCCGGCTCCCCCGGCCCCGGGTGCACCGCTGCCGGCCCCGTAA
- the moaC gene encoding cyclic pyranopterin monophosphate synthase MoaC produces MSGLSHLDESGAAHMVDVTAKTATKRTAVAQGVVTTRADVIDLIAGGGLPKGDALPTARVAGIMAAKRTSDLIPLCHQLALTGVDVDFAVGTTDVTITATVRTTDRTGVEMEALTAVSVAALTVYDMIKAVDPAARIEDIHVLRKEGGKTGTRQP; encoded by the coding sequence GTGAGCGGGCTCTCGCACCTCGACGAGTCGGGCGCGGCACACATGGTCGACGTCACCGCCAAGACCGCCACCAAGCGCACCGCGGTGGCGCAGGGTGTGGTGACCACCCGTGCCGACGTCATCGACCTGATCGCCGGCGGTGGCCTGCCCAAGGGTGACGCGCTGCCGACGGCGCGGGTCGCCGGCATCATGGCGGCCAAACGCACCAGCGATCTCATCCCGCTGTGCCACCAGCTGGCACTGACCGGGGTCGACGTCGACTTCGCCGTCGGCACCACCGACGTCACCATCACCGCCACCGTGCGCACCACCGACCGCACCGGCGTCGAGATGGAGGCGCTGACCGCGGTGAGCGTGGCCGCCCTGACCGTGTACGACATGATCAAGGCCGTCGACCCCGCCGCGCGCATCGAGGACATCCACGTGCTGCGCAAAGAGGGCGGTAAGACCGGAACCCGGCAGCCATGA
- a CDS encoding SRPBCC family protein: protein MGAPLLQAEIQIDAPVAKVWELVSDLRRMPEWSPQCRAMKVFGPLRAGARTINFNRRGLLFWPTTCTIVEVDPERRLTFRVDANGTEWSYELEPVDGGTRVVESRRAPNGIKKVSTVLVNAAMGGVPSFEVELVDGMNESLSRIKETAERG, encoded by the coding sequence ATGGGAGCCCCCCTGCTGCAAGCGGAGATCCAGATCGATGCGCCGGTGGCCAAGGTCTGGGAACTGGTTTCCGACCTGCGCCGGATGCCGGAGTGGAGCCCGCAGTGCCGGGCCATGAAGGTGTTCGGCCCGCTGCGGGCAGGCGCCCGGACCATCAACTTCAACCGGCGCGGCCTGCTGTTCTGGCCGACGACGTGCACCATCGTCGAGGTCGATCCGGAGCGCAGGCTGACCTTCCGGGTGGACGCCAACGGCACCGAATGGAGCTACGAACTCGAGCCGGTCGACGGCGGGACCCGGGTCGTGGAGAGCCGGCGCGCCCCGAACGGGATCAAGAAGGTCTCGACGGTGCTGGTGAACGCCGCGATGGGCGGGGTGCCCAGCTTCGAGGTGGAACTCGTCGACGGGATGAACGAGTCGCTGTCGCGGATCAAAGAGACCGCCGAACGCGGCTAG
- a CDS encoding MoaD/ThiS family protein, with translation MSELQITVRYFAAARAAAGIETETLRCPTGTTVHTLVEGLAQRGPELAKVLARCSFLRDGVAVRDKNVALQTTETVDVLPPFAGG, from the coding sequence ATGTCCGAACTACAGATCACCGTTCGATACTTCGCGGCCGCGCGGGCCGCCGCGGGGATCGAGACCGAAACGTTGCGTTGCCCCACGGGCACCACCGTTCACACCCTCGTCGAGGGCCTCGCCCAGCGCGGGCCCGAGTTGGCGAAAGTCCTTGCACGCTGCTCGTTCCTGCGCGACGGTGTCGCGGTACGAGATAAAAACGTCGCGCTCCAAACAACCGAAACGGTGGATGTATTACCCCCGTTCGCCGGCGGATAG
- a CDS encoding YccF domain-containing protein — MRLVLNVIWLIFGGLWLALGYFLAGIICFILIVTIPFGFAAFRIGLYALWPFGYKVVDKPGVRPGATVGNIIWLLVAGIWLAIGHVLSAIAYAITIIGIPLAIATIKLIPVSLMPLGKEIVPTDEPFAGVSR; from the coding sequence ATGCGCCTAGTACTCAACGTCATCTGGTTGATCTTCGGTGGCCTCTGGCTGGCGCTGGGATACTTCCTGGCCGGGATCATCTGTTTCATCCTCATCGTCACCATCCCGTTCGGCTTCGCCGCGTTCCGCATCGGCCTCTACGCGCTGTGGCCGTTCGGCTACAAGGTGGTCGACAAGCCCGGCGTGCGACCCGGCGCCACCGTCGGCAACATCATCTGGCTGCTCGTCGCCGGTATCTGGCTGGCGATCGGTCATGTGCTCTCCGCGATCGCGTACGCCATCACGATCATCGGTATCCCGCTCGCGATCGCGACGATCAAGTTGATCCCGGTGTCGCTGATGCCGCTGGGCAAGGAGATCGTTCCCACCGACGAGCCTTTTGCCGGGGTGTCGCGATGA
- a CDS encoding MogA/MoaB family molybdenum cofactor biosynthesis protein produces MRTARVIIASTRAATGVYEDRTGPVIVDWLTGRGYEVPAPVVVADGSAVGEALQAAFDAGVHVIITSGGTGISPTDRTAEATAALVDYQIPGLADAIRRSGLPHVPTSVLSRGVCGVRGRTLVVNLPGSTGGVKDGLTVLAGVLDHAVDQLAGGDHARR; encoded by the coding sequence ATGAGAACGGCCCGGGTGATCATCGCCTCCACCCGCGCGGCCACCGGGGTCTATGAGGACCGCACCGGGCCGGTGATCGTGGACTGGCTGACCGGCCGCGGCTACGAGGTGCCCGCCCCGGTGGTGGTCGCCGACGGCAGCGCGGTCGGCGAGGCGTTGCAGGCCGCGTTCGACGCCGGCGTGCACGTCATCATCACCTCCGGCGGGACCGGAATCTCACCCACCGATCGCACCGCCGAGGCCACCGCCGCGCTCGTCGACTACCAGATTCCCGGGCTGGCCGACGCCATCCGGCGCTCCGGGCTGCCGCATGTGCCGACCTCGGTCCTCTCACGCGGCGTGTGCGGGGTGCGCGGGCGCACCCTGGTGGTCAACCTGCCGGGATCGACCGGCGGGGTGAAGGACGGCCTCACAGTGCTGGCGGGCGTTCTCGACCACGCCGTGGACCAACTCGCCGGGGGAGACCATGCCAGGCGCTGA
- a CDS encoding glutathione S-transferase family protein gives MAYVNPKGDFDRDTDYLTDRITADGRDGYPVEPGRYRLVVARACPWANRAIIVRRLLGLEDVLSIGFCGPTHDERSWTFDLDPGGVDPVLGIHYLRDAYDKRIPDYPKGVTVPAIVDVPTGEVVTNDFAQITLDLSTEWTAHHREGAPQLYPQPLRAEIDEVAQRIYTEVNNGVYRCGFAGSQDAYDAAYDRLFTALDWLTERLGKQRYLVGDTITEADVRLFTTLARFDPVYHGHFKCNRSKLTELPVLWAYARDLFQTPGFGDTVDFVQIKAHYYIVHTDINPTRVVPKGPELGGWLTPHGREALGGRPFGDGTPPGPTKPGEEVPAGHRAG, from the coding sequence ATGGCCTACGTGAACCCCAAGGGTGACTTCGACCGGGACACCGACTACCTGACCGACCGGATCACGGCCGACGGCCGGGACGGGTATCCCGTCGAACCCGGCCGGTACCGGCTGGTGGTCGCGCGGGCGTGCCCGTGGGCCAACCGGGCCATCATCGTGCGGCGCCTGCTCGGCCTGGAAGACGTTCTGTCCATTGGTTTTTGCGGGCCCACCCACGATGAGCGCAGTTGGACGTTCGATCTGGACCCCGGTGGTGTGGACCCGGTGCTGGGCATCCACTACCTGCGCGACGCCTACGACAAACGCATCCCGGACTACCCGAAGGGCGTCACGGTGCCCGCGATCGTCGACGTGCCCACCGGCGAGGTGGTCACCAACGACTTCGCGCAGATCACCCTGGACCTGTCCACCGAGTGGACCGCCCATCACCGCGAGGGCGCCCCACAGCTCTACCCGCAACCCCTGCGGGCCGAGATCGACGAGGTCGCCCAGCGCATCTACACCGAGGTGAACAACGGCGTGTACCGGTGCGGGTTCGCCGGTTCGCAGGACGCCTACGACGCGGCCTACGACCGGCTGTTCACCGCGCTGGACTGGCTGACCGAAAGACTCGGCAAGCAAAGGTATCTCGTGGGCGACACCATCACCGAGGCCGATGTGCGGCTGTTCACCACGCTGGCCCGGTTCGACCCCGTTTACCACGGGCACTTCAAGTGCAACCGGTCCAAGCTCACCGAGCTACCGGTGCTGTGGGCCTACGCCCGCGACCTGTTCCAGACCCCGGGCTTCGGCGACACGGTCGACTTCGTGCAGATCAAGGCGCACTACTACATCGTGCACACCGACATCAATCCCACCCGGGTGGTCCCGAAGGGTCCCGAGCTGGGTGGCTGGCTCACCCCGCACGGGCGGGAGGCGTTGGGCGGCAGGCCTTTCGGTGACGGCACCCCGCCCGGCCCGACGAAGCCGGGTGAAGAGGTCCCGGCCGGTCACCGGGCCGGCTGA
- a CDS encoding cold-shock protein — protein sequence MPTGKVKWYDSEKGFGFLSQEDGEDVYVRASALPSGVEGLKAGQKVEFGLAAGRRGPQALQVRLLDPPPSLSRTRREAATVEHKHTPDELHGIIGDLITLLENTIQPELRKGKYPDRKVARRVSEVVKAVASELDA from the coding sequence GTGCCAACCGGCAAGGTGAAGTGGTACGACTCCGAGAAGGGCTTCGGTTTCCTTTCTCAGGAGGATGGCGAGGACGTATACGTGCGTGCGTCGGCGCTGCCGTCGGGTGTCGAGGGGCTCAAGGCCGGCCAGAAGGTCGAGTTCGGCCTGGCCGCCGGGCGTCGCGGCCCGCAGGCGCTGCAGGTCAGGCTGCTCGATCCGCCGCCGAGCCTGTCTCGGACGCGGCGCGAAGCGGCGACCGTCGAGCACAAGCACACCCCGGACGAACTGCACGGCATCATCGGTGACCTGATCACCCTGCTGGAGAACACCATCCAGCCCGAGCTGCGCAAGGGTAAGTACCCCGACCGTAAGGTCGCCCGCCGGGTGTCCGAGGTGGTCAAGGCCGTCGCCAGCGAACTCGACGCCTGA
- a CDS encoding DUF2530 domain-containing protein has translation MSANTSPEPPALPPRLLEPVPVIGVIAVGWLIAVLLAFTVPCLHDWRPTTVAGLGVGLLGTSIFLLQRRAARRGDRGAQQGLT, from the coding sequence ATGTCTGCGAACACGTCGCCGGAGCCGCCTGCGCTGCCCCCGCGGCTGCTCGAGCCGGTGCCGGTGATCGGCGTGATCGCGGTGGGCTGGCTGATCGCGGTGCTGCTCGCATTCACCGTTCCCTGCCTGCACGACTGGCGACCGACCACGGTGGCCGGCCTCGGTGTCGGTCTGCTCGGCACCTCCATTTTCCTGCTGCAACGACGCGCCGCGCGCCGCGGCGATCGGGGTGCGCAGCAGGGACTGACCTGA
- a CDS encoding DUF3027 domain-containing protein, with product MDSMTEATEQAPGTEHSQERPPALEALLMGAVDPARTAIEEFSGDDTVGEYLGAVFEDPTAATHRFLAVLPGYQGWQWAVVVAGYPGTDHVTISEVVLVPGPTALLAPEWVPWDQRVQPGDLGPGDLLATAPDDPRLVPGYMSSGDPELDEVAGEVGLGRRRVLSLEGRLEAAQRWHEGEFGPSSAMARATRRVCRDCGFYVPLTGSLGTLFGVCCNELSADGRVVDCEYGCGAHSDTPVPAGGGSPLYVPYDDGVIDPT from the coding sequence ATGGACAGCATGACCGAAGCGACCGAACAGGCCCCGGGCACCGAGCACTCGCAAGAGCGGCCACCGGCGCTGGAGGCACTGTTGATGGGCGCCGTCGACCCCGCCCGCACCGCGATCGAGGAGTTCAGCGGCGACGACACCGTCGGCGAGTACCTCGGTGCGGTCTTCGAGGACCCCACCGCGGCAACGCACCGCTTCCTGGCTGTGCTGCCCGGCTATCAGGGTTGGCAGTGGGCCGTGGTGGTGGCCGGCTATCCCGGCACCGACCACGTCACCATCAGCGAAGTGGTGCTGGTGCCCGGTCCGACGGCGCTGCTCGCGCCCGAGTGGGTGCCCTGGGACCAGCGCGTTCAGCCCGGTGACCTCGGCCCCGGCGACCTGCTGGCCACCGCGCCGGATGACCCGCGGCTGGTCCCCGGCTACATGTCCAGCGGGGATCCCGAACTCGACGAGGTCGCCGGTGAGGTCGGGCTGGGACGCCGCCGGGTGCTCAGCCTGGAAGGCCGACTGGAGGCCGCCCAACGTTGGCACGAGGGCGAGTTCGGCCCGTCGTCGGCGATGGCCCGCGCGACCCGCCGGGTGTGCCGCGACTGCGGCTTCTACGTGCCGCTGACCGGATCGCTGGGCACACTGTTCGGGGTCTGCTGCAACGAGTTGTCCGCCGACGGCCGCGTGGTCGACTGTGAGTACGGCTGCGGTGCCCATTCGGACACCCCGGTGCCGGCGGGCGGCGGTTCGCCGCTGTACGTGCCCTACGACGACGGCGTCATCGACCCGACCTAG